Proteins encoded in a region of the Zea mays cultivar B73 chromosome 2, Zm-B73-REFERENCE-NAM-5.0, whole genome shotgun sequence genome:
- the LOC100381932 gene encoding uncharacterized protein LOC100381932, whose translation MPRRPCSSSSPRPGFHGCALGFCTELCAPSPLRSPPHHGAFPPAPSSPSRFSVGRCSARPRPLLRALVRSALCSPSQPATPLLLPRPCRGVLLAPWCRAGVSSSSPWRSCARVGPSLVSPMTRGFLREFCCVQLHLFPSSAACFSPLLVAPSCSSPCPHCSLLLLCLPSLQARRRSSPAAPLARLCAPRAPLPELTQIRQCLPQLDSCRAALRLTGVSPVRARSGRVRPCLFRRAWSLTPCARRCELVSHRCLVTETPTPTPSSMVTTLPNAFVAWPCVVVDLVRCRVLLFLMRIAQ comes from the coding sequence ATGCCGCGCCGTCCCTGCTCCTCCAGCTCGCCGCGCCCTGGATTCCATGGCTGCGCCCTGGGGTTTTGCACGGAGCTCTGCGCGCCCAGCCCCCTCCGTTCTCCTCCTCACCACGGAGCTTTCCCTCCAGCTCCTTCCTCTCCCTCTCGGTTCTCTGTTGGCCGATGCTCTGCTCGACCGCGCCCCCTGCTGCGCGCGCTCGTGCGCTCTGCGCTTTGCTCGCCGTCGCAGCCAGCGACGCCCCTGCTTCTCCCTCGTCCATGCCGCGGCGTCCTGCTCGCTCCCTGGTGTCGTGCGGGCGTGTCCTCGAGCTCCCCATGGCGGTCCTGTGCTCGCGTCGGCCCTAGCTTGGTCTCTCCCATGACGCGCGGCTTCCTGCGCGAGTTCTGTTGCGTCCAACTCCATCTcttccccagctcggccgcctgcttCTCTCCGCTGCTTGTCGCGCCCAGCTGCAGCTCGCCGTGCCCTCACTGCTCCCTTCTCCTCCTCTGTCTGCCCAGTCTCCAAGCTCGCCGTCGAAGCTCTCCTGCCGCGCCCCTGGCTCGGCTCTGCGCGCCGCGCGCGCCGCTCCCCGAGCTCACCCAAATCAGACAGTGTCTCCCTCAGCTCGATTCCTGCCGTGCAGCTCTCCGGCTCACCGGCGTTTCACCCGTGCGCGCACGCTCTGGCCGAGTTCGGCCCTGTCTATTTCGCCGCGCTTGGTCTCTAACTCCCTGTGCACGCCGTTGCGAGCTCGTCAGCCACCGTTGCCTTGTCACAGAAACCCCAACCCCAACGCCGTCATCCATGGTCACGACCTTACCAAATGCGTTCGTCGCTTGGCCCTGTGTCGTCGTCGACCTTGTCCGCTGTCGCGTGCTCTTGTTCTTGATGCGCATCGCGCAGTAG